A region of Fibrobacter succinogenes subsp. succinogenes S85 DNA encodes the following proteins:
- the speA gene encoding biosynthetic arginine decarboxylase, producing the protein MKKWRIDDSRDLYNVKGWGVSYFDINDKGHATVSPIKNGGPSIDLYELVQELSLRDVSTPVLLRFPDILDSRIEKIHECFTKATTEYGYKGGHYSIFPIKVNQQRAVLEEVVSHGSKFNIGLEAGSKPELHAVLANMENPDALIICNGYKDEDFIELALLAQKMGKKIFIVVEKMNELHLVVDLSRRIGVRPNIGIRIKLASSGSGKWEESGGYHSKFGLNSSELLEALDYIKEEKMEDCMKLIHFHLGSQITNIRHIKNGLREVSQFYVQIRKMGMGLEFVDVGGGLGVDYDGTRSSNASSVNYSIQEYANDVVYAMFEACENADVPHPNIIAESGRALSAHHSILVFNVLETAGQAFFDESVHEISDDAPEALKDLYGIYKSLSPKNLLESWHDAMQINDDTLSGFKMGDVDLQTRAMSERLFWSIARKVDLLARDLRHPPYELSELPRLLAEKYFCNFSLFQSLPDSWGVDQVFPIMPIQRLDEEPTIETTIQDVTCDSDGKIDMFVRGGEVARTIPLHPIKKDEPYFIAVYLVGAYQEILGDLHNLFGDTNAVHIVCNDKGGYDIDKVIDGESVEDVLDYVNFSDKALVRNMENWVTRSVKEGKITLQEGKEFLNIYRSGLYGYTYLE; encoded by the coding sequence ATGAAAAAATGGCGCATTGACGATTCCCGAGATCTTTACAACGTAAAGGGCTGGGGCGTAAGTTACTTTGACATTAACGACAAGGGTCACGCGACGGTTTCGCCGATCAAGAATGGCGGTCCGAGCATTGACCTTTACGAGCTCGTGCAGGAACTTTCCTTGCGCGATGTTTCGACTCCTGTGTTGTTGCGCTTCCCGGATATTCTGGACAGCCGCATCGAAAAGATTCACGAGTGCTTCACGAAGGCGACGACTGAATATGGCTACAAAGGTGGCCATTACAGCATCTTCCCGATCAAGGTGAACCAGCAGCGCGCGGTCTTGGAAGAAGTGGTGAGTCACGGTTCCAAGTTCAACATCGGCCTCGAGGCAGGTTCCAAGCCGGAACTCCACGCGGTACTTGCGAACATGGAAAATCCGGACGCGTTGATTATCTGCAACGGCTACAAGGACGAAGACTTTATCGAGCTTGCACTCCTCGCACAGAAGATGGGCAAGAAGATTTTCATTGTCGTCGAAAAGATGAACGAGCTTCACTTGGTTGTTGACTTGTCTCGTCGAATCGGCGTGCGCCCGAACATCGGCATCCGTATCAAGCTTGCAAGCTCTGGCAGTGGCAAGTGGGAAGAATCCGGCGGATACCACAGCAAGTTCGGTCTGAACAGTTCTGAACTTTTGGAAGCTCTCGACTACATCAAAGAAGAGAAGATGGAAGACTGCATGAAGCTCATCCACTTCCACTTGGGCAGCCAGATTACGAACATTCGCCATATCAAGAATGGACTCCGCGAAGTGTCGCAGTTCTACGTTCAAATTAGAAAGATGGGCATGGGCCTTGAATTCGTGGACGTGGGCGGTGGCTTGGGCGTCGATTACGATGGCACGCGCAGTTCTAACGCAAGTTCCGTGAACTATTCCATCCAGGAATACGCAAACGACGTTGTGTACGCGATGTTCGAAGCATGCGAAAACGCCGATGTTCCTCACCCGAATATCATTGCGGAATCGGGCCGTGCACTTTCGGCTCACCATTCCATTTTGGTATTCAACGTTTTGGAAACGGCTGGCCAGGCATTCTTTGACGAAAGCGTTCACGAGATTAGCGATGACGCGCCGGAAGCACTGAAGGACTTGTACGGCATTTACAAGAGCCTTTCTCCGAAGAACTTGCTCGAAAGCTGGCACGATGCCATGCAGATTAACGACGACACCTTGAGCGGTTTCAAGATGGGCGACGTGGATTTGCAGACGCGCGCTATGAGCGAACGTTTGTTCTGGAGCATCGCCCGCAAGGTGGACTTGCTCGCACGCGACTTGCGCCATCCGCCATATGAATTGAGCGAACTCCCACGCTTGCTTGCCGAAAAGTACTTCTGCAACTTCAGCCTTTTCCAGAGCCTCCCGGACAGCTGGGGCGTGGATCAGGTGTTCCCGATTATGCCGATCCAGCGTTTGGACGAAGAGCCGACGATTGAGACGACGATTCAGGACGTGACTTGCGATAGCGATGGCAAGATTGACATGTTCGTTCGCGGTGGCGAAGTGGCACGCACCATTCCTCTCCACCCGATCAAGAAGGACGAACCGTACTTTATCGCGGTTTACCTCGTCGGTGCATACCAGGAAATTCTCGGTGACCTCCACAACCTCTTTGGCGATACGAACGCTGTGCATATTGTCTGCAACGACAAGGGCGGCTACGATATTGACAAGGTGATTGACGGTGAATCCGTGGAAGACGTGCTCGACTACGTGAACTTCAGCGACAAGGCTCTTGTCCGCAACATGGAAAACTGGGTCACGCGCTCTGTGAAGGAAGGAAAGATTACGCTTCAGGAAGGCAAAGAATTCTTGAACATCTATCGTTCCGGACTTTACGGGTACACGTATCTGGAGTAA
- a CDS encoding glycosyltransferase family 2 protein: MIKNNYKIAVLLATYNGGKYIWEQLESLFQQSCKQFHLYVRDDGSSDDTMKIVEQFHGMFPDRVTILKDSQKHRGAAKSFMYLLENVDSEYYMFCDQDDIWMLEKIEKTLARMKEIEKAVANAPKEVMGGTAEKNVPILVATDLGVVDEQLNLLSESFNKDLKIDVFRKHPELISVRHVVTGCTMMFNRAAKLAALPMSPRATMHDEWVALCVHFKGGVISILDDATILYRQHTSNTLGADQARKGFFARAIARAGQKQFFQVAKLLHKDFGLSYLKFLMYKILYSWF; the protein is encoded by the coding sequence ATGATAAAGAACAACTACAAGATTGCGGTTTTGCTGGCCACTTACAATGGCGGCAAGTACATCTGGGAACAGCTTGAATCGCTGTTCCAGCAATCTTGTAAACAGTTCCATTTGTATGTTCGTGATGACGGTTCCTCGGACGATACGATGAAAATCGTCGAGCAATTTCACGGAATGTTTCCAGACAGAGTTACGATTTTAAAAGACTCGCAAAAGCACAGGGGTGCGGCGAAGTCTTTTATGTATTTGCTCGAAAATGTGGATTCCGAGTATTACATGTTCTGCGACCAAGACGACATTTGGATGCTGGAGAAAATCGAGAAAACTCTTGCTCGGATGAAGGAAATTGAGAAGGCTGTAGCCAATGCCCCGAAAGAAGTCATGGGTGGAACAGCCGAGAAAAACGTGCCGATTCTCGTAGCGACGGATTTAGGCGTTGTTGACGAACAACTTAATTTACTTTCGGAATCGTTCAACAAAGATTTGAAAATTGACGTTTTCCGCAAGCACCCAGAATTAATTAGTGTGCGCCACGTGGTCACCGGTTGCACGATGATGTTCAACCGCGCCGCAAAATTGGCAGCACTCCCGATGTCTCCTCGCGCTACCATGCACGACGAATGGGTCGCCCTTTGCGTCCACTTCAAAGGCGGCGTCATCTCGATTCTCGATGATGCGACGATTCTTTACCGCCAGCACACAAGCAATACGCTTGGCGCAGATCAAGCCCGCAAAGGCTTTTTCGCACGTGCCATCGCACGCGCAGGGCAAAAACAGTTCTTCCAAGTCGCAAAATTGCTCCACAAGGATTTCGGATTATCGTACTTAAAGTTCTTGATGTACAAAATTTTGTATAGTTGGTTCTAG
- a CDS encoding glycosyltransferase family 2 protein: MRRSICMATYNGAKYIKEQLDSIIPQLREDDELIVSDDASKDNTLKIVESYNDPRIKIFHNENHGVAHNFENAMREATGDLIYFADQDDVWLPGKLDKMEKFLTEGGYDTILCNCSLVDANLNVIKERHYDEKWPMKKSLLRNIINNCWLGACMCFTKQVKDACMPFPPKVVAHDLWVSYYAQKHFKCGYQDEVLQLYRRHENTVSFTGGKSTNSLYFRIAYRAYLAWHILWR, encoded by the coding sequence ATGAGAAGAAGCATTTGCATGGCGACCTACAATGGCGCCAAATACATCAAGGAACAGCTGGACAGCATTATTCCGCAACTTAGAGAAGATGACGAGCTCATCGTTTCTGACGACGCCTCAAAAGACAACACTCTGAAAATCGTTGAAAGCTACAACGATCCTCGCATCAAAATTTTCCACAACGAAAATCACGGCGTAGCGCACAACTTTGAAAACGCCATGCGAGAGGCCACGGGCGACTTGATTTACTTTGCCGACCAGGACGATGTATGGTTGCCGGGCAAGCTCGACAAGATGGAAAAGTTCCTCACGGAAGGCGGCTATGACACGATTCTTTGCAACTGTTCGCTCGTCGATGCCAACTTGAACGTGATCAAAGAACGCCATTACGATGAAAAATGGCCGATGAAAAAATCGCTCTTGCGAAACATCATCAACAATTGCTGGCTTGGAGCTTGCATGTGCTTTACCAAGCAGGTGAAGGACGCTTGCATGCCGTTCCCGCCGAAAGTCGTCGCACACGATTTGTGGGTCTCGTACTATGCACAAAAGCATTTCAAGTGCGGCTACCAAGACGAAGTTTTGCAGCTTTACCGCCGTCACGAAAACACCGTTTCGTTCACAGGCGGCAAGAGCACGAACAGTCTCTATTTTAGAATTGCATACCGCGCTTACCTTGCGTGGCATATCCTTTGGCGTTAG
- a CDS encoding glycosyltransferase, translating to MKICITLATYNGEKYLAQMLDSLVAQTKQADVIIAVDDGSKDSTCEILERYKDKLPLEITKFEKNRGHRASFSTALEKASKLLADDDLIFLADQDDIWLPNKLEVMSQKIDDNSMIFGDAEIIDGDGVVTDSSWRKKACIVEHLSQQALLTGYTNVTGCMVAFKARLLKTVLPIPQDVPVHDQWITLCATAENGYRAIADKVIQYRIHGNNAIGEGNKTWSEKLQTNLQWAKAVRGSSVFEKLPDESRRFLDKFVQFLELRFSHAFLSPLWFVWIVRNARNIYPQVHSAPKMIARILFSFVGVSTAKKFFNKK from the coding sequence ATGAAAATCTGCATCACACTCGCAACTTATAACGGCGAAAAGTATCTCGCACAGATGCTTGATTCTTTAGTCGCGCAGACGAAACAAGCCGATGTTATAATTGCGGTGGATGACGGTTCCAAAGATTCTACATGTGAAATCTTGGAACGTTACAAAGACAAGCTCCCGCTAGAAATCACAAAGTTTGAGAAGAACAGAGGTCATCGAGCATCATTTTCAACGGCATTGGAAAAAGCAAGCAAATTACTCGCTGACGATGATTTGATTTTCCTTGCTGACCAGGATGATATTTGGCTCCCAAATAAATTGGAAGTGATGAGCCAGAAGATTGATGACAATTCCATGATTTTTGGCGATGCCGAAATTATTGATGGAGATGGAGTCGTCACAGATTCATCTTGGCGCAAGAAGGCGTGCATTGTTGAGCACTTGAGCCAACAAGCGCTCCTTACAGGCTACACGAATGTTACCGGTTGCATGGTTGCTTTCAAGGCTAGGCTTTTGAAGACGGTACTCCCGATTCCGCAAGACGTGCCAGTACATGACCAGTGGATTACACTTTGCGCAACCGCAGAAAACGGCTACCGTGCCATCGCAGACAAAGTTATTCAATACCGTATTCATGGCAATAACGCCATCGGCGAAGGCAACAAGACTTGGAGTGAAAAGTTACAGACGAATTTGCAATGGGCAAAGGCAGTAAGAGGCTCAAGCGTTTTTGAAAAACTGCCGGACGAGAGCCGCCGATTCTTGGACAAGTTCGTTCAGTTCCTGGAATTGCGCTTTAGCCATGCGTTTTTATCACCGCTTTGGTTTGTGTGGATTGTCCGTAACGCGCGCAACATCTACCCGCAGGTTCACAGCGCCCCCAAAATGATTGCACGAATTCTGTTCTCGTTCGTGGGCGTCTCGACCGCAAAAAAATTTTTCAATAAGAAATAA
- the nudC gene encoding NAD(+) diphosphatase, whose translation MIHEIAPHKLDNEFKDITPKPTDYLIIFNGEQTLFKKAGDNYEIPRVSEFPQCECHYLISIDSDAYFLCNSNLPEIPEGYEFRGNRTFRTLESHLERLGGATSAHIAKWESLNKFCGKCGCLMMRGLKERSMICPSCKNTVYPKISPVVIVAVHNGNELLMARNLDNPDKTRMFLISGFVEIGESLEQAVKREVLEEAGVRVKNIKYFGSQPWPFSESLISGYTAELDGDPTIHMQEAELACATWVKREDIPEYDTSVSISSCLIENFRSGYTIKE comes from the coding sequence ATGATTCACGAAATCGCTCCGCACAAGTTAGATAACGAATTTAAAGACATCACCCCCAAGCCCACTGACTACTTGATTATTTTCAATGGCGAACAAACGCTTTTCAAGAAGGCTGGCGACAACTACGAAATTCCGCGTGTGAGCGAATTCCCGCAATGCGAATGCCATTACTTGATTAGCATTGATAGTGACGCTTATTTCTTGTGCAATTCGAACTTGCCGGAAATTCCGGAAGGTTACGAATTCCGTGGCAATCGCACGTTCCGCACACTTGAAAGTCACTTGGAACGCCTCGGCGGCGCTACGTCTGCACACATTGCCAAGTGGGAAAGCTTGAACAAGTTCTGCGGTAAATGCGGATGTCTCATGATGCGAGGGCTCAAGGAACGTTCCATGATTTGCCCCAGCTGCAAGAACACGGTCTACCCCAAGATTTCGCCGGTCGTGATTGTCGCTGTTCACAATGGCAACGAGCTTTTAATGGCTCGCAATTTGGACAATCCGGACAAGACGCGCATGTTCCTGATTTCTGGATTCGTAGAAATCGGAGAATCGCTCGAACAGGCGGTCAAGCGTGAAGTTCTGGAAGAAGCGGGAGTCCGCGTCAAGAACATCAAGTACTTTGGCAGCCAGCCGTGGCCGTTCTCGGAATCGCTCATCTCGGGCTACACTGCAGAACTTGATGGAGATCCGACGATTCACATGCAAGAAGCGGAACTCGCCTGCGCCACTTGGGTCAAACGCGAGGACATTCCCGAATACGACACGAGCGTGAGCATCAGCAGTTGCTTGATCGAAAACTTCCGCTCGGGATATACGATTAAGGAATAA
- a CDS encoding RsiV family protein — translation MRIRLSCVVAICFLAVSAALAANVAVQTYEAQSSCNYYDSYINVDYPVGDSSVVEPLKEWMDSTLYCNGKIGVGENPIAGCFDKCNVKYAMLREDFDFWEIEDFSGGYDSIWVIYKSQTPSTITYEVQTNGYNFGAAHGWFDHPVYVLLKGHAKPLTYEDIFTTTRAEMIEYLSYLARVEPSNQRDCGVRWTIEEIDRVYPSADGIVFLWHTYAVNCGACGNVEFVLPYERFHGMFRPEFEKIMKEIKWRYGWNVNFGVPMYWE, via the coding sequence ATGCGTATTCGCCTTTCTTGTGTTGTTGCTATTTGTTTTTTAGCGGTGTCGGCCGCTTTGGCTGCGAACGTGGCTGTGCAGACTTATGAAGCGCAGAGTAGCTGCAATTATTATGACTCTTATATAAATGTCGATTATCCTGTTGGTGATTCTAGTGTTGTGGAACCGCTAAAGGAATGGATGGATTCCACCTTGTATTGTAATGGTAAAATTGGGGTAGGGGAGAATCCTATTGCAGGGTGCTTTGATAAATGCAATGTAAAGTATGCAATGCTGCGGGAAGACTTTGATTTTTGGGAGATAGAGGACTTCAGTGGCGGTTATGATTCTATTTGGGTTATATATAAATCGCAGACGCCAAGTACGATAACGTATGAAGTGCAAACGAATGGGTATAATTTCGGGGCTGCGCATGGATGGTTTGATCATCCGGTCTATGTCCTTTTGAAAGGGCATGCAAAACCCTTAACGTATGAGGATATTTTTACGACCACTCGTGCGGAAATGATTGAGTATCTTAGTTATCTTGCGAGAGTGGAACCGAGCAATCAGCGTGATTGTGGTGTGCGTTGGACCATTGAAGAAATTGATCGCGTGTATCCTTCTGCGGATGGGATTGTTTTCTTGTGGCACACGTATGCGGTTAATTGCGGTGCTTGCGGCAATGTCGAGTTTGTTTTGCCCTATGAGCGGTTCCACGGAATGTTTCGCCCGGAATTCGAAAAAATTATGAAAGAAATCAAATGGCGGTACGGGTGGAATGTGAATTTTGGAGTTCCTATGTATTGGGAATAA
- a CDS encoding HAD-IIA family hydrolase, producing the protein MDKFETEIYLRYKQIIQSSVALAPKECMPETRHVHMADLLDRYDAFCFDGYGTLYNRGSFVYPGAMDWFQMLRRVGKHLRLVTNAASDIDEVLARDADKRGFDFSTEETISSGCLLRKLVERLRRVECADGNAAKPLELREVYYIGRETGRNVLKACGITAVAMDAEPAEPIVAISSAKDTPETYARAVKILQRPGAILLVLNSDAWAPKIPDENGVTVRESVSGALSERLRRDSICDANGGEGCKTYYLGKPFPQIWERVKASLPSGSRVLMIGDTLGTDVFGAKVAGFDSALVVGRNVPAAELEADESALGIRPDYYLEP; encoded by the coding sequence ATGGATAAATTCGAAACAGAAATCTACCTGCGTTACAAGCAAATTATACAGAGTTCGGTCGCTCTCGCCCCAAAAGAGTGTATGCCCGAGACGCGCCATGTTCATATGGCGGATTTGTTGGACCGTTACGATGCTTTTTGCTTTGACGGCTACGGCACTCTCTACAATCGTGGGAGCTTTGTTTACCCTGGTGCGATGGACTGGTTCCAGATGCTCCGCCGAGTAGGGAAACATCTCCGATTGGTGACGAACGCAGCCTCGGATATTGATGAAGTTTTGGCACGTGATGCGGACAAGCGTGGTTTTGATTTCTCGACGGAAGAGACTATTTCGTCGGGATGTCTATTGCGAAAGCTCGTGGAGCGCCTGCGTCGCGTTGAATGCGCGGATGGAAACGCTGCGAAGCCGCTTGAATTGCGCGAGGTCTATTACATCGGTCGTGAAACGGGCAGGAATGTTTTGAAAGCTTGTGGAATTACCGCAGTTGCGATGGATGCAGAACCTGCCGAGCCGATTGTCGCGATTTCTTCGGCGAAGGATACTCCAGAAACTTATGCGCGCGCGGTCAAGATTTTGCAACGTCCGGGTGCAATCCTTCTCGTGCTGAATTCGGATGCTTGGGCTCCAAAAATTCCAGATGAAAATGGCGTGACTGTTCGTGAATCTGTTTCAGGTGCTCTCTCGGAACGTTTGCGCCGTGATTCTATCTGCGACGCCAATGGGGGTGAGGGCTGCAAAACTTATTACTTGGGCAAGCCTTTCCCGCAGATTTGGGAACGTGTCAAAGCTTCGCTTCCGTCGGGCTCTCGCGTGCTGATGATTGGCGATACGCTTGGAACGGATGTATTTGGCGCAAAAGTTGCAGGCTTTGATTCCGCGCTTGTTGTCGGTCGAAATGTTCCCGCTGCAGAATTGGAGGCTGACGAATCCGCTCTCGGAATCCGTCCGGATTATTATCTGGAACCGTAA
- a CDS encoding aspartoacylase produces MINTIVIAGGTHGNERTGVSLVEKWKAHPECYNTLCKSATVDVVLANPEAVRLNRRYCDHDLNRAFAQTCLDMSVEPAQYEFRRARELNKIYGPKGENTRTDLILDVHNTGSNMGYCLILSTRDPFTMKASAVLTQEFEDAWIYYQPEERSASPYFGTVAKADVCIEIGPQQHGTLNAAIFERSEKLVKRYLELAEEWNRGELQKRAPIKVEVYTQLRDLGYPKPQGGGAIQAMIHPELDGHDYRELRQGDKLFRTFDGKDILFDGEPDGRSVYPIFINEPAYYEKDIAMSLTVKTVEEW; encoded by the coding sequence ATGATAAATACAATAGTCATTGCTGGTGGAACGCATGGCAACGAACGCACGGGCGTGAGTCTGGTCGAAAAGTGGAAGGCTCATCCTGAATGTTATAACACGCTTTGTAAATCGGCGACGGTTGATGTCGTGCTTGCAAATCCGGAGGCGGTTCGCCTTAATCGCCGTTACTGCGACCATGACTTGAACCGCGCATTTGCTCAGACTTGCTTGGATATGTCCGTGGAGCCTGCGCAGTACGAATTCCGCCGTGCTCGTGAACTCAATAAGATTTATGGACCTAAGGGCGAAAATACGCGCACCGATCTGATTTTGGACGTACACAACACGGGCTCGAACATGGGCTATTGCCTGATTCTTTCGACTCGTGACCCGTTTACGATGAAGGCTTCGGCTGTGCTCACGCAAGAATTCGAGGATGCCTGGATTTATTACCAGCCCGAAGAACGTAGCGCTTCGCCGTACTTTGGAACGGTCGCCAAGGCGGACGTGTGCATTGAAATTGGCCCGCAGCAGCATGGAACGCTGAATGCCGCCATTTTTGAACGCTCCGAAAAGCTTGTGAAACGTTATTTGGAACTCGCTGAGGAATGGAACCGTGGCGAGTTGCAAAAGCGCGCCCCGATTAAGGTTGAAGTTTATACGCAATTGCGCGACCTGGGCTACCCGAAGCCGCAGGGCGGTGGCGCCATACAGGCGATGATTCACCCGGAATTGGATGGTCACGATTACCGCGAACTCAGACAAGGCGACAAGCTTTTCCGCACGTTTGATGGCAAGGACATCTTGTTCGATGGCGAACCGGACGGCCGCTCGGTCTACCCGATATTTATCAACGAACCCGCGTACTACGAGAAAGACATTGCCATGAGCCTCACGGTGAAAACTGTGGAAGAATGGTAA
- a CDS encoding LTA synthase family protein, whose product MVIFYVISYLFINVIWTGHGRLKKLRPVVSTVYRELFEIQKKTEFSDGELLAYGKMYQELWQRLEGDSLWEFSSAKESNGLPLYRIPKQELLQSEQLKQQRSLKPNFILILMESERGLNVGCLNPNLKPSPTPFIDSIAANSRLWERMHTSGLPTTGGVLTTHLGISDHSTLSAATDLVQQNLPSFASTLTDSGYTTHYMSAADPAWDNLGVWMSKWYTAQHYDRSREDDSTFIDHAISFIRDTLGSQEKPFLATLMTRSNHYPFNFAAGMTEEQKQKPLTERINYTMAYADRQVSRLIHAIENKDWYQNTYVIIMADHGFPLGENGSSTMTGYAFSNATWIPFLIHGKGIEPARDTATASQMDIAPTILELAGIAVPNIFMGHNLLRGHGEGYSLGAYTGVKAIGLDSYRLISKPSTEEKWLFAEGDTRQDKEVSKEHEDVVKRLRGKLDSLVKLADYSLEKGL is encoded by the coding sequence ATGGTCATCTTTTATGTCATTTCATATTTATTCATAAATGTTATCTGGACAGGACACGGACGACTGAAAAAATTACGTCCTGTAGTCAGCACGGTTTACCGCGAACTCTTTGAAATCCAAAAGAAAACTGAATTTTCCGACGGCGAGCTCCTCGCCTACGGAAAAATGTACCAAGAACTTTGGCAACGCCTCGAAGGCGACAGCCTTTGGGAATTTTCATCTGCAAAGGAAAGCAACGGACTCCCTCTCTACCGCATTCCAAAGCAGGAACTTCTGCAAAGCGAACAATTAAAGCAGCAACGATCACTCAAGCCAAACTTTATCTTGATTCTCATGGAATCCGAGCGCGGTTTGAACGTCGGTTGCCTCAATCCGAATTTAAAGCCTTCGCCCACGCCATTCATCGATTCCATTGCCGCCAATTCGCGTCTTTGGGAACGCATGCACACAAGCGGGCTACCGACAACGGGAGGAGTCCTTACGACACACCTCGGCATTTCGGACCATTCCACACTTTCGGCGGCAACAGATCTCGTACAACAAAATCTTCCGAGTTTTGCATCAACGCTTACGGATTCCGGTTACACTACGCATTACATGTCGGCGGCGGACCCGGCCTGGGACAATCTCGGCGTATGGATGTCCAAATGGTACACAGCGCAACATTACGACCGCAGTCGCGAAGACGATTCTACGTTCATTGACCACGCCATCAGTTTCATCAGGGATACGCTCGGCTCACAAGAAAAACCGTTCCTCGCAACGCTCATGACGCGTTCAAACCATTACCCGTTCAACTTTGCCGCAGGCATGACCGAAGAACAAAAGCAAAAACCGCTAACGGAACGCATCAATTACACCATGGCTTACGCGGACAGGCAAGTATCAAGACTGATTCACGCCATCGAAAACAAGGACTGGTATCAAAATACATACGTCATCATCATGGCGGATCACGGATTCCCGCTTGGAGAAAACGGTTCCTCGACAATGACTGGCTACGCATTTTCAAACGCCACCTGGATTCCGTTCCTCATCCACGGTAAAGGCATTGAACCTGCACGCGATACCGCAACGGCTTCGCAAATGGATATCGCCCCCACGATTCTTGAGCTTGCCGGTATCGCAGTCCCGAACATTTTCATGGGCCACAACCTTCTGAGAGGTCACGGCGAGGGCTATTCGCTAGGGGCCTACACGGGAGTCAAAGCTATAGGTCTTGACAGTTACCGTCTCATTTCAAAGCCATCTACAGAAGAAAAATGGCTGTTTGCCGAAGGCGACACGCGCCAAGACAAAGAAGTTTCAAAAGAGCATGAGGATGTGGTCAAGCGCCTCCGCGGAAAACTGGACTCGCTCGTAAAACTAGCCGACTATTCGCTAGAGAAGGGACTTTAA